The following proteins are encoded in a genomic region of Arachis ipaensis cultivar K30076 chromosome B02, Araip1.1, whole genome shotgun sequence:
- the LOC107626481 gene encoding auxin-responsive protein SAUR72-like, which produces MIRAFVGSIIRKGLSVLFVAIKGSGSSEEHLMYFNDEVDDETVEGYFTVLATKGKETRRFSVELDCLTDPAFLGLLDQAEEEYGFRQKGAISVPCRPQELQKILDDMKA; this is translated from the coding sequence ATGATTAGGGCTTTTGTTGGGAGCATAATAAGAAAGGGTCTCTCAGTATTGTTTGTAGCAATAAAGGGAAGTGGTAGTTCAGAAGAACATTTGATGTATTTCAATGATGAAGTTGATGATGAAACTGTGGAAGGGTATTTCACTGTTCTTGCCACAAAGGGCAAAGAAACAAGAAGGTTCAGTGTTGAGTTAGATTGCTTGACTGATCCTGCATTCTTGGGACTTCTTGATCAAGCTGAAGAAGAGTATGGCTTCAGACAGAAAGGAGCTATTTCTGTTCCTTGTAGGCCTCAAGAACTTCAGAAGATTCTAGATGATATGAAAGCATAG